From the genome of Silurus meridionalis isolate SWU-2019-XX chromosome 20, ASM1480568v1, whole genome shotgun sequence, one region includes:
- the sall3a gene encoding sal-like protein 3 has translation MSRRKQAKPQHLKSDEETSALGLAPENASGEILDDADSGNESRSGSEETHVCEKCCAEFFKWSDFCEHLKSCTKNPLVLIISENEVTPDLTQEYPTEPSPVPSCPSEPADSEEAAEGRHSPAEVDDGAEMTLEQMTTLDKEDEPMDVEMSPEKTLDHEDPDISPEPDVSLPQLDTAQTSRTVYSIPSTNVTLETLHGTRVAVAQFAQSFRGAIASGMSTMAIPMILDQLMALQQQQIHQLQLIEQIRSQVALMNRQKPAQAALSHHAHHNTNSGPQPSSATGLPTIPGQLQLHGFITPPVHQLPIRVPPTLNTQGPVSLSSALEVGHSHVSQTGSQLSNSLMNSNTSTNSSYPPSSCSVVPSLLPLQSSVSSSSSSNSCSNGAGTGISSSVSLPRNTSSPPTLTHGTLLSSPSNLPLMPPSSSSSVIFPNPLASIAATANALDPLSALMKHRKGKPPNVSVFDPKPSSEDPFFKHKCRFCAKVFGSDSALQIHLRSHTGERPFKCNICGNRFSTKGNLKVHFQRHKEKYPHIPMNPYPVPEYLDNVPTSSGIPYGMSLPPEKPVTTWLDSKPVLSTAPTSVGLQLPPTLPSMIGGYGDSPSLTPISRSPPRPSPPSSECASLSPNVISTEVSTTLTSASPQPTMGSDVPPVLKPEGIHLPSNCTTRLGETSMPSSTVSQIVLSSTTTTTTTTTTQITDSLTPPSSGSNSALPMISDQFKAKFPFGGLLDSMQTSETSKLQQLVENIDKKMTDPNQCVICHRVLSCQSALKMHYRIHTGERPFKCKICGRAFTTKGNLKTHFGVHRSKPPLRVQHSCPICQKKFTNAVVLQQHIRMHMGGQIPNTPLPEGFKDMDTDFNFDEKSVDNMSNYDDELIDEMEQAIDDDVDLRDGDIDLSKPLHLYGDMSPSNSPPTPVISSIAALENQMKMIDSTANMNRAFSLKPSENGGGISGESGDVFNNDSSSAMGDIESHSVGSPALSESSGSMQALSPAHSQPESHRSRSPGMVNNNNSNEDDDVQDSGVATATVKSEKSDTPSPGSLPADHTGVLDLTSAQPASRPYVKEENQFSMLFLGRDRGLTPLSLMSSAPGLVKLEMNGHSKPLSLSEGSHLHMGLQVPATAPQTTMSPGLNPMLAPPPPRRTPKQHNCHSCGKNFSSASALQIHERTHTGEKPFACSICGRAFTTKGNLKVHMGTHMWNNAPARRGRRLSVENPMALLGGDAMKFSEMFQKDLAVRAMNVDPGFWNQYAAAITNGLAMKNNEISVIQNGGIPPLPVSLGGGSIPSLASMSGGMERARTGSSPPMTGLEKTSLELGTGRPFSRFLEDNKEIGIN, from the exons CCTCAGGTGAGATCCTGGACGATGCCGACAGCGGTAATGAGAGCCGCAGCGGTAGCGAGGAGACCcatgtgtgtgagaaatgctGCGCCGAGTTCTTCAAATGGTCTGACTTCTGCGAACATCTGAAGAGCTGCACCAAGAACCCACTTGTGCTTATTATTAGTGAGAATGAGGTCACACCGGACCTGACACAGGAGTACCCAACTGAGCCCTCACCCGTGCCCAGCTGTCCGAGTGAGCCTGCAGATAGCGAGGAGGCAGCTGAGGGCAGGCACAGCCCAGCTGAAGTAGACGACGGTGCCGAAATGACTTTGGAGCAAATGACCACCCTTGACAAAGAGGATGAGCCCATGGATGTGGAAATGTCTCCTGAGAAAACACTGGACCATGAGGATCCAGATATATCACCAGAGCCTGATGTCAGCCTACCCCAGCTTGACACAGCCCAAACATCTAGGACAGTTTACAGCATTCCCAGCACAAATGTCACTCTGGAAACATTGCATGGAACCCGAGTGGCTGTGGCACAATTTGCCCAAAGCTTCCGTGGGGCAATAGCTAGTGGCATGTCCACCATGGCCATCCCTATGATCCTGGATCAGCTGATGGCTTTACAGCAGCAGCAAATTCACCAGCTTCAGCTAATAGAACAGATCCGTAGCCAAGTGGCCCTAATGAACAGGCAGAAACCTGCACAGGCGGCTCTTAGCCATCATGCACACCACAATACAAATAGTGGCCCACAGCCATCTTCTGCCACTGGCCTTCCCACAATCCCCGGTCAGCTCCAGCTACATGGATTTATTACACCACCTGTCCACCAGCTCCCTATAAGGGTGCCACCTACTTTGAATACCCAAGGCCCAGTCTCATTATCTTCTGCCTTGGAAGTGGGTCACTCCCATGTCTCACAGACAGGTAGCCAGCTGTCTAATTCTTTAATGAACAGCAACACCTCAACAAATTCCTCATATCCACCATCCAGCTGTAGCGTGGTTCCTTCCCTGTTGCCACTTCAGAGTTCAGtaagtagcagcagcagcagcaacagctgCAGCAATGGTGCTGGAACTGGCATTAGTAGCAGCGTTTCCCTCCCTAGAAACACGTCAAGTCCTCCAACACTGACTCATGGAACCTTGCTGAGCTCCCCTTCCAACCTTCCGCTTATGCCCCCCAGTTCCTCAAGTAGTGTCATCTTCCCGAATCCACTGGCCAGTATTGCAGCCACAGCCAATGCACTTGATCCTCTCTCTGCCCTAATGAAGCACCGCAAGGGAAAACCTCCTAATGTCTCTGTATTCGACCCAAAGCCGAGCTCAGAAGACCCAttctttaaacataaatgtaggTTTTGTGCTAAGGTGTTTGGTAGTGACAGTGCCCTTCAAATACACCTTCGTTCACATACTGGAGAAAGGCCTTTCAAGTGCAACATTTGTGGTAATCGCTTTTCTACAAAAGGAAACTTGAAGGTCCATTTCCAGAGGCACAAGGAAAAGTACCCACACATTCCAATGAATCCCTATCCAGTGCCTGAGTACCTGGACAATGTGCCAACCAGCTCAGGCATTCCTTATGGCATGTCGCTGCCTCCAGAGAAGCCTGTTACCACATGGCTAGACAGCAAGCCTGTTTTGTCCACAGCTCCAACCTCAGTGGGGCTGCAGCTTCCCCCAACCTTGCCCAGCATGataggggggtatggagattcACCAAGTCTTACTCCGATAAGCAGATCACCTCCAAGACCATCACCCCCATCAAGTGAGTGTGCATCTCTGTCACCTAATGTTATCAGTACTGAAGTAAGCACAACTCTCACTTCAGCATCTCCACAGCCAACCATGGGAAGTGATGTACCCCCAGTTTTGAAGCCAGAGGGGATTCATTTGCCATCTAACTGCACCACCAGGCTTGGGGAGACCAGCATGCCCTCAAGTACTGTGAGCCAGATTGTGCTGTCATCCACAACCACTACCacaaccactaccaccactCAGATCACAGATTCATTGACCCCTCCGTCCTCTGGCTCGAATTCTGCCCTTCCAATGATTTCAGATCAGTTCAAGGCCAAGTTTCCTTTTGGAGGCCTCCTGGACTCTATGCAAACATCAGAAACCTCAAAGCTGCAGCAGCTGGTGGAAAACATTGACAAAAAGATGACAGACCCCAACCAGTGTGTCATCTGCCATCGTGTGCTCAGCTGTCAGAGTGCCCTCAAGATGCACTATCGTATCCACACTGGAGAAAGGccttttaaatgcaaaatatgtGGCCGTGCTTTCACTACTAAGGGCAACTTGAAAACGCACTTTGGGGTCCACAGGTCAAAGCCACCTCTACGAGTGCAGCACTCATGTCCTATATGTCAGAAGAAGTTTACTAATGCTGTAGTGTTGCAACAGCATATTCGCATGCACATGGGAGGTCAGATTCCAAACACACCACTTCCTGAAGGGTTTAAAGACATGGACACAGATTTTAACTTTGACGAGAAAAGTGTAGACAACATGAGCAATTATGATGATGAGCTGATTGATGAGATGGAACAGGCCATAGATGATGATGTAGATCTCAGAGATGGAGACATTGACCTATCAAAACCGTTGCATTTATACGGAGACATGTCTCCTAGCAACTCTCCGCCAACTCCAGTCATCTCCAGCATTGCTGCTTTGGAAAACCAAATGAAGATGATTGACTCGACGGCGAATATGAACCGCGCCTTTAGTCTGAAGCCCTCAGAAAATGGAGGTGGAATCAGTGGAGAAAGCGGAGATGTTTTTAACAACGACTCATCCTCTGCCATGGGAGACATCGAGAGTCACAGTGTGGGAAGTCCTGCCCTGTCTGAGTCATCAGGCTCTATGCAGGCTCTATCTCCAGCTCATAGTCAGCCCGAGAGCCATCGTTCCAGGTCTCCAGGTATGGTCAATAACAATAACAgcaatgaggatgatgatgtcCAGGACTCCGGTGTAGCCACAGCAACTGTGAAGTCTGAAAAGTCAGACACCCCATCTCCAGGTTCTTTACCAGCTGATCACACTGGTGTGCTAGACCTAACATCTGCTCAGCCCGCCAGCAGGCCCTATGTTAAAGAGGAGAACCAGTTCAGCATGCTGTTCTTAGGAAGAGATCGAG GTTTAACCCCATTAAGCTTGATGAGCTCAGCCCCAGGCCTAGTCAAACTCGAGATGAACGGCCACAGCAAACCCCTGTCTTTGAGCGAGGGCTCGCACTTGCACATGGGCCTTCAGGTGCCAGCCACAGCACCTCAGACAACAATGAGTCCCGGTCTCAACCCAATGCTGGCACCGCCTCCACCACGCCGGACTCCCAAGCAGCACAACTGCCATTCTTGTGGAAAAAACTTCTCCTCCGCCAGTGCCCTGCAGATCCACGAGCGCACACACACCGGAGAAAAACCCTTTGCCTGCTCTATCTGTGGTAGAGCCTTCACCACGAAGGGCAATTTGAAG GTTCACATGGGCACCCACATGTGGAACAATGCCCCAGCCAGACGGGGGCGACGTCTCTCAGTGGAAAACCCCATGGCCCTGTTGGGTGGCGATGCAATGAAATTCAGCGAGATGTTTCAGAAAGACCTGGCAGTTCGGGCAATGAATGTAGACCCAGGGTTTTGGAACCAGTATGCTGCGGCCATCACCAACGGACTGGCCATGAAGAACAATGAGATTTCCGTCATCCAGAACGGGGGCATTCCTCCACTTCCTGTTAGCCTCGGAGGGGGCAGCATACCGTCTCTGGCTAGCATGTCAGGGGGTATGGAGAGGGCACGCACAGGCAGCAGTCCTCCAATGACTGGCCTCGAGAAAACAAGCCTAGAGTTGGGAACTGGACGTCCCTTTTCCAGGTTCCTGGAGGACAACAAAGAGATTGGAATCAATTGA